One genomic segment of Coffea arabica cultivar ET-39 chromosome 6e, Coffea Arabica ET-39 HiFi, whole genome shotgun sequence includes these proteins:
- the LOC140009919 gene encoding uncharacterized protein: MPSKCPFCPNEDTLDHGFVSCQVADQVWSWFERTLGLPARDANGLLLKLQGWWMHSSGSLRGTLFHLLSALICCELWKARNKAVYEDLRASPAQIRHRIVGLLNDIVNAHPFPSSASQESPLRLLGLNVPASRLWRTKCFTLIWSLPPYLDAKLNVDGSFLGNPGSSGDGGILGDHTGRVLMAFSFFYGFCTNMEAKAKALLEGLRQCLTLGLPQLIVQMDSKQLLCMVQQTSVTPWKLDTTIRRVRQLLTTAPVTLELCYRELNSAADALAKHAAMGGQSATYDASTLPPNVKGISALDAQ, encoded by the coding sequence ATGCCGTCGAAGTGTCCGTTCTGCCCCAACGAGGACACCCTGGACCACGGCTTCGTTAGTTGCCAGGTTGCAGATCAGGTGTGGAGCTGGTTTGAGCGGACTCTCGGTCTGCCGGCTAGAGATGCGAACGGGCTTCTGCTGAAGTTACAGGGGTGGTGGATGCACTCCTCAGGCAGTCTCAGGGGTACCCTCTTCCATTTGCTGTCCGCGCTCATCTGCTGTGAGCTGTGGAAGGCTCGGAACAAGGCGGTGTATGAGGACTTGAGGGCTTCCCCTGCTCAAATTCGCCATCGAATAGTGGGTTTGCTGAACGACATTGTAAACGCTCACCCCTTTCCTTCTTCAGCTTCGCAAGAGTCTCCCTTGCGCCTATTGGGATTGAATGTACCGGCAAGTCGCCTATGGAGGACAAAGTGTTTCACCCTTATTTGGTCCTTACCTCCTTACCTTGATGCGAAGCTGAACGTTGATGGCTCCTTCCTGGGGAACCCGGGCTCCTCAGGAGACGGAGGTATTCTAGGGGATCACACTGGCCGCGTCCTAATggccttctctttcttctacGGATTCTGCACCAATATGGAGGCGAAGGCCAAGGCGCTCCTGGAGGGTCTCCGCCAGTGCCTAACTCTGGGGCTGCCGCAGCTAATAGTTCAGATGGACTCCAAGCAATTGCTTTGTATGGTGCAACAAACCTCTGTGACACCTTGGAAGCTCGACACCACCATCAGACGTGTGCGCCAGCTCCTTACCACAGCTCCCGTTACCTTGGAGCTTTGTTACCGTGAGCTCAACTCAGCGGCGGATGCACTGGCGAAGCACGCGGCCATGGGAGGCCAATCCGCCACCTACGACGCGTCCACTCTACCACCAAATGTAAAGGGCATCTCGGCATTAGATGCTCAGTAG